TTTACTATGTAGGATCCTGTGAGAACTAAGCCCTCGCTGAGCAGCAGCCGAGATGTTACAGGTGGGTAAAGTCTCGTTTCTTCACCACGGAGAAAAAGACGCAAAGGCTTTGCATTGAAAACGCCTGGTGACCAAGCACCAAACCCTGCTGCTTCAATCCTGGATAAAGCTTTGTATCTCTTTGCtgaaatacatctttatactcACGTAAGACCCGTGTACAGAGCAACTTGGAGAGCGAGAGAAGCCCTATTCTGTGGTTGAACTCCCAACAGCTCCCCTTAGAAGACATTCAGCCCCCGAGCAACAATAATAACCTTAGACCAAGATCTTTTTCTAAAGGCAAACGCCTCCTGAGGCTACGTTGTAGATCAGTGGCTGCTATCAAGCCACCGCTAATTCCATTGCTTTGACAGAgcctataataaaatatttaaacctCAAGCTGAGGGCGGAGGGAGTGGTTGGGAACCAGCAGGAGGCGAGAGTTCATCTGTTCCACTCACCTGGTGAGCACCTAGCAAGAAAAGCACTGAGAGACAAGAAAGAGGTCCGGGACAGGGAGTTCACCCTTCCCTAGGATCTCTCACGGAGATACGGGCGTTACCAAAGAGATGTCGTGCGTTTGTTACTCACGTTTTTTACgctgtttggttttaaaagaacGTTATTCACTTTAAACCACAAAACTCCACTTCCACCCCCACCCTTTTAAAGCTGCTTCCTACGAATGCCCAGCCAGACTTCAGCCAAGGCACAACTAAACGTGGGCAGCACTAAAAAGCCGTGGGACGTTTTTCTGGCTGACAGCTGATAAACCCGAACCCTCTTCTAAACCTATTTTATGGAATGCGAGTGTGACCTTTTACTGATGGGGCTAGTACTTGGCGGGCAAAGATTTAATCCAGGGGAGCCGAGGCAGTCCAAGGGATGATGTGCTTCACATCGTGGCCTCCTTGTACTGCCGCAGAGGTCTGACCCAGAGAAACGCTGTGTACCCACATCTCCTCTGGTGGGACACGGATAAACCTCTGGCATATAGACTGCCTTACAGAGATCTCTGCCCTGCGGCTTCCTGGAGCACAGCTTAGCGTCACAGCgctctttttcccccccagacAGGTACGAGTGGgttccccccccagcctccacGCACAGACCAGACCTCTTAAAAGGTGCTCAGGGCAAAACGAGCATATGACACGTAGGAAAACTAAGCCAAGCAATTTGCTTTCAGGGGAATCAAATCCCTAAATTCCTTGGTTTGGCTCCAGCTCGGGTTCAACTAACCCCCATGGGAACGCTTCAGGGTCAGCTTGGGCTTAAGAGAGAACAGGCACGCAAATACAGAACACGAAGAACAAAAGATTCAATCCACTTATCAGTTTAGGTTCCCTTTGAGTCTGCGCAGCGGTGCTCGGAGCTGTGTAAAGACGGGTTTGGGCACGTCTACAAGCCCGTAGGACTGGCGTTACAAAGCTTTGTTCTCACATTTTAACAGGGGAGTTACCTTATTCTATTCAACTGCCTTTTCTTCTCATCCTCCCCTTGCTCAACCTTgtagaaaagttatttttcaacCCCGAACGTCATTTCCTGAGAGACCTGGGTCACAAAtttgtttctgttctttggaCAGTCTAAATTTAGACCCCTGACAGGAAACGGcagaaaatttttttatttctctctggctgggctgggagggaacACATTTAGAAGCAGCTCCGACCACAACTGCTTCAGCCTGACCTGGCCGCCGGCAGCCCGTGCAGAGCTGGATCTGCTACAGGCACCGGGCGGTTTAACCTGGGCAGCTGCAAATGGGTTTACAAATAACCCACACGGCTTCCAACGCAGCCTCCAGGCTCCCGTATTCAcccaccctccctgtgcctctGCTCGTCACCACCTGCTTGTCCCGTCCCCTGAGGTtgctccctgccctccttccTACTGGGGAAGGCTCGCTTGGTTGTACTAATGGAAGCCAGGGGCTTACAGAAGAAGTCGTTAGCGGTAGCAATTAGTCCTGGCTGgttgctctgccagccctggcagccTCCCAGGTGCTCATCGCCAAGGGTGCTGAAGCAAGCACTGATGATCCGAGAGTCTTTTCTACTAGCGTTACCCACCGGCCTCTTCTCTCCCATTTGGTTTCCTACCCTTTATTTTCTGCTCAGGAATATTACTTCACCACCCCACAGCTGTGACGAGAAAAGCCGAGGGCAGCAGTAATTTGAGTAAAGACTTCCCTGTCCCCACCTGGGCTTTCTTATAAACCGGGTGTGGAAACGGGACTCacagctctctctgcctttgtgGATGAAATGTCCCCCACTGGTGGAGGGACAGACAAGAGCAGACATCGAGGAGGTGGTGAAATGGTTTCTAGCAGGAAAAAGTAGGAGAAGACAAGTCTATGGAGAGTTTGCTTATCAACGGGGTGGGTAACGAGCCTCGTGCTGTATGCTGTCCCCAGGAGCGATACAACATTAAATCTTCTGATGCATGTGATAGGGTTGATAAAAAAAGGGATCTATGGAGTCACGGTAATGTCATCCCTGGTCTCACCACCCTGAACAACCACCCTCTTGTAAAGAGGATTCAGAGGAGCCCTGGGGTAACACATTGCAGGAAATCCTGGTCTAAGGCCCCTTAGCGCTGGGGGCCAAGCCTCCGGGACCAGCACGGAGCAGGTCGGCGCTGAGGCCGGGGCTTGGATCCCGCACAAAGCACGCGAAGGAGGGTGAGGAGCTACTGAGCCCTCTCCTCCAGCAAAGGCAGCTGGCTGGGGCCGGGCAGCCCGCTGGCATGGCACTGACACGCTGCTTCCCAAGGGAGTTCAGGCACCTCCGTTCCTGCGCTGGGGTTTTGACACGTACCTGGAATTCTCCCCTGGCCTGAAACCCTGCGGAAGCTGTTATTTCCCAGCTCAGCAAATCACGGTCCACTACCAGCAGCTCCTCAGAGCTTCATCAGAGCAGCAATCTTTAAAGGACTGAGGAGACCATACGTGGACCTCTGCTACATGTGCACCTCTTTCATCCCCTCCTCCTCACTCAGAGCTATCCTGCTGGCCTTGGCCTCATTAAAACCACGCTGGGAGAGTCACACGCTCATTTGGAGGTCGATTGTTCCCTCCTGCTACCAGACTGCtgaggctgccttcattacagcacGATTTTGGAGAAGTGCTTCTTTTATGAAAGCAAAACCTGTAGCAGTCCTTTCTCTCGGGGTTGCTCTCAGCCTCGCTGCCCCGAGGtaaggaaaataataaaccaCAACGCCAGGACCCAATaatgctggttttcttctttctcttagGTAAAAAAAGTTCCTATCCATTTATCCATGGAAAATGGCCAGGAATAATGACCAAAAACTTGCTAGCCGTGTCACCATGAAGAAATGGAAGACTCAAATGAAGTGGTCTGAAGACACAcaccctgctgcctgctctgctccatCCTCCCCAGGGAGAAGGAGGGTGCAGGGGTGTTTCAGGACAGGACAAGCCATTTAAACTGCTGCTGCAAGCCCTatcaagaaggatttttttttttttgggtaactCCAGTTACCTTTTGATTAAAGAGCTGTGGTTGATTTAAGGATCTCCATCCAGTCCAGGCCTTGTGCACGATCCTCCTCCCCACATCAGCACCCAGTCTGACGTTGCACTTTCCACGGGTGGGTCGCGGAGCTCCTGCTGTCCGCAAGCAGCCGGGCCCCCGCCATCCCAAGCTCCTGCCTCGGATTCCTCCGCCCTTACCTCCCCCTTCCAAAGGAAATGAAGTATTTGGCCACCACCACCGTTTGCATTGCAGGCATCTGAATAAATTAGTCCTATGTTTTGCTCACCACCACTGTGACGTGGCTGAGGCACAATAGAAAAATACCTTCTTAGCTGCAGAAAACACAGAGAGCACACCAGTGGAGCAGAAACTTACTTTTATAACACGTCTTCCAATTTCTCcctgtcctcccctcccctcaccccctctCCCTTACTGCAGAAACCGGGGCCCAGGATGGGTTCAGCCGCAGACGAGAAGCTGCGCTGACGAAGTCCGTTGTCTCGAGGAGGCTTCAGAAACTGCCCTCCGGACTTGTGCTTAAAGGAACAAGTGTTTTCCTGCTGGCTTTGGTTAAAAGGATTCCTTATGGATCCCGTTGGTCTGCACAAGTGGAATGTGCACCGTGTACTCATTTATCAGCGCGGTCATGTTCCTGAGCATCTCGTGGAACGTATCCACCGTCTTCCTGTAGACGTCTCTCTGTAACACAAAGGGACGGAAAAGGTTGAGAGGCTCAGCTCTCTGGAATATGATGGGgaagcccagctctgctggtaCCTTCCCATTGCCAATGAAGAAGTGGTAGAGCTTCTTCTCATGCAGACATTTCTCCAGGAACTTCAGCATGTCCTGTAGACGGGCCTCCAACTTCTCTGGGGCCCAGTCCTGACTAGGACGTGCCTGCAGGAGATGCAGCATCACTGTCTTCAGGTGGTAGTTGGTGAGCCCGCTTGGACCTGTGAGGCTGCACTGCTTCCCGTGGACGAAGGAGAGGATCTGAAGGCAGCTGACATGGCAGGCATTGGCAGGCAGTGTTTTGGAGACCAGCTGGATGAACCTCCTCTCGTACACTGCGAAGGTGAGAAACCAGTGAGTGCTGGAGGGGAGGTCTGCTGCCAGGCTGCTCCGAGGGAAGTGAGAGATGAAGTAAACATCGGAGTTCTCGTACTGCACCACAGGGGTGAGGTTGAAGGCAATCGATTTCCCTGACCTAAATTTTATCTTCAGGGCTCCCGGGGAGTCCAGGAGGCTGAAGGAGAGGTCGAATTCATACTTGTGGGAGATTCTGTTCCAGGCCTTAGTGACCGCAATCTGGAACCACTTCATGACTTGGTCGGCATCCAGATATTGAGTATTTTTGAAGCACAGGAGGTCTTCCATCTCACTGCTGGGCCTGGTATTATTGGCTTGGCTATGGAGGAGGCACAGCATATCCTCCCCTAGTTTAGTCTTGTCACAGATGCAACCTGTCACAGCCTCATCTGCCCTGCATACCTTGATAGTGCCATAACCTTGTTCATCTGGGGGGAAAGAGTCACCAGAGCACCAGGTCTGGGACCGAAAACAGTATGGCTCTGGAGGGGCAAAAGGCACTATCAGGTCACAGACAAAAGGTTTACGCACTCTCCAGTTCTCATACATGCTCCCCACGCCCATGCAGTCCTCCACTTCCATGTCAGCATCGCGATTACAAACACTCCTCAAGGCTTCCAGCAGGTCATCTGCAAAGCCTTCCACCATCTCCCGCATCCTGGCCATGTCTCCGGTGGTACCGAGGATGCGCTTCTCGTAGAAGCTGGCCAAGACGGCCTTGTCAGGGAAGGCCACACCTTTAAATGCTTTCCCCAGGACAGCCATGTCATCCTCTTCTCCGCCTGTGTCCTGCCAAATCCCTTCCTGGAAATCTTGCCTCCAGAGCTCGATCAGCAGGAAGATGACCATGGAAAGGGCGGTCCACATATCCCATCGGACCTTCTCCTCTTTGCTTTCCTCCACTACCTTTGCAGCCTTTTCCAGAGCCTTCTGTGTGGCTTCCCACTCCGCAATTTCCTGCTCCAAGCGCAACTGTTCCAGCCGAAGGGTCTCCTCCCGCTCCTTCATCTTCTGGATGATTTCTTGCGGGTCCTCGGGGACAGTGCCATTCTCCTTCGGGAAGATGAGCGGGTGGTTGACAATAGCCGTAAGCACCAGTAGGGACACTCGGAAGACACCCACAGACATGGCAGCTCCCTGGAAGACAAAGAAAGGCAGAATAACCCAAAATTCAGAGTATATTcccacaagaagaaaaatgaaagcaagtacCCACTTGAATAAAAGCTTTGGTGTCCTTTCCAGCCCTGAAGAGAGTCTAGAAGCCCCAAAGCACATGCCTGCAAGTTATCAATCAAGCTTCCCAAAGAGACTTTATCAGCAGATGGCGAGGATGAAAGGATCCTCTTACCAAATGAACTTTgaagaaaagaactttgaaggCACTTGCTACCATCAACCCACTGTGCTGCTGTCGGGGCACTGTGGAAAGGCAGACCTGGCAATGGCACATGCGGGGCTGTCCTGGCCACCTTCCATGTGAGGCATGTctggggtcacagaatcacagaatgattgggggttggaagggacctctggagatcatctagtccaaccccctgccaaagcagggccacccagagcaggttgcacaggaacgtgtccaggcgggtttggaatgtctccagagaaggagactccaccacctctctgggcagcctcttccagggctctgccaccctcaaaggaaagaagttcctcctcatgtttagatggaacttcttatgtccaagtttgtgcccatttcctcttgtcctgtccctgggcaccactgaaaaaagactggcctcatcctcctgacacccaccctttcagtatttataggcgttgatcagatctgcccttggtcttctcttctccagcctaaaaagacccaagtccctcagcctttcctcataagagagatgctccaggcccccagtcatctttgtggtcctctgctgtaccctctccagcagtcttGGGTCCCACACAGCCGGCTTGGTTCAGAGCAATCTTCACCGCCAGTGCTGGTTGTGTGCACCTAGGGTTGCTTGGAGCTGCTTTGTGGGATTACTGGCTCTGCTGCTCAGACCTCACACTTAAAGCTTTCCACGCCATGGGCTCGTGATGAAAGAATTTAATTCCCAGCTTTCCAGGACACAGTCCCATTGCTGGGGCGTCCACCTGGCCCCGACGAGGCCTCCCAGAGGTCTGGGCCAGAGGGTGCTCGAGGCTAAAGCCTGGGCTGTTTCCTCCCAGGTGGCATTTCTGATTCTGGAGGGCTGGCAGCTCTGTCAGGATCCCAAGCGCCTGCTCAGGGCAGGACAACCTGAGGTTGTCACCAACCACTGAGATGCAGCAAGCCCACCCATCCCTCCTTCTAGCAACGTCACCCCTCAGTCCTAGCACAGGGAGATCAGAAGGACAAGATGCACAAGCAGGGGCATCTTTTCTTCCAGCTGGGACATTTTAACACAGCCCTTTTAACGCCTCAAAAGTGCATTTGAGAGAGAAGGGTCTCTGTTACAGAAATAAAGTCTATCCATAAAATACCTAATCAATTAGACCAGAAACAGTAACTTCATTCCTAACAAACCCATGGATCCTGCTGTGGGAATGAGGCTGTTTCACAGAGAGCCAAGAGACGGTGAGGCACCATGTGTGCACCGGGAGCTGAGGGCTGTCATTTTCTCCCCCTGCAATAGCTCCTTCCCAGCCTGAACCCAGCACGTTTTGGTGCCCCAGCAATCCCGCTGCCCCAGCCTCTGGGCAAGGAGGAGAACAACTCCGGCAACCTCATTTATGCCTCTACAGGGCACGCAATAAAGATAGAGCCACCCCAGTGAGCCTTGTTATCATCCCTGCACAACAAACTGCTGGCTCTCGATTGCAGGAGCCGACGTTCCCTCGATGTGAGCACTTACTGTACATGGGAACTGTACCCTTCGGCATGCAATTACCTTtgcttgcaagagggctgggacTGGAATAACAAGGGAAAGGAACAGGATTGAGATGCATTGTCCAAGCAGCAAGAAAATTCACACGGTGCTCAGGATAGGGCTGAGTGCCCCTCCCTGTGTACCATTTACTGACTACCCTTTTTTTAGATCCCATGTACATGCAGAGATGAATACCCCGATGCAGACATTGCTCTGGAGATGGCTTGCGGGCCTTTCTTGTCCTTTTTAGATTTACATTAACTCTTTAACTCATCGGGCAATGAATTAAAGCTGAATTAATGCCCAAAGCTGGGCGTTCCAGTTATTCTGTGAGCTCCATGCCTggccacattttaaaaataaactggggTCGCCCTGCTTTGCAAAGGGCTTTATCAGTttgccagggcagggcaggaagtGCTGGCAAGTTCCTTTCCTTAGTGCTATGCTCCTGCAGACCACGTGTGCTTTCCAGGCTTAAGAATAACGTGGCCAAGGGCCAGGTGCCTCCTTTCGCAGTCTTGACCAGGACGACACTGCTGTTCTGCCCTGCTGGACCACCGTCCCTGCAGGTGAAATGTTTCACCGCTACCAGATTACTTCTTAGATGCGTAAGGCTGAAAGTAGTCAGCTTCCTTAGAATCTTCTTGTACCGTTCAAGACTCTCTCGTGCCCAGCATGTGGGGGCACAGCACTTCCAGAGGTCACCTAACCCCAGGAGGGGTTAGGCCAGACATCCCCAAGTCCATCACTGGCCAGCTCAGCTGAATTCATTCTGGGTGACACTGACAGCTTTAGGCTACCCGAGCTGATTTTGCAGGAGTAGGTTTGGAGCATGCACACGACCTCTTTCCTCAGCAAACTCTACAGGCATCAACCTCTGGAAGACAGTCAGGATGAAAACTGGAAGCGACAACATCTTCAGGTCACATGAACCTGCAAGAGGCATGTCTGTTTTCAGCCCGAGCTGAGGAAGTTTTCCTGGTCAAAACTGCCCTTTTGCTACTGTAGTTATTCACACCAGAAAATGAAGCTAAACATTAACCCCAGTTAAGGCTTAAGGTCAACGATGCTCAGTGACCAAGGTCA
The window above is part of the Numenius arquata chromosome 15, bNumArq3.hap1.1, whole genome shotgun sequence genome. Proteins encoded here:
- the ITPRIP gene encoding inositol 1,4,5-trisphosphate receptor-interacting protein yields the protein MSVGVFRVSLLVLTAIVNHPLIFPKENGTVPEDPQEIIQKMKEREETLRLEQLRLEQEIAEWEATQKALEKAAKVVEESKEEKVRWDMWTALSMVIFLLIELWRQDFQEGIWQDTGGEEDDMAVLGKAFKGVAFPDKAVLASFYEKRILGTTGDMARMREMVEGFADDLLEALRSVCNRDADMEVEDCMGVGSMYENWRVRKPFVCDLIVPFAPPEPYCFRSQTWCSGDSFPPDEQGYGTIKVCRADEAVTGCICDKTKLGEDMLCLLHSQANNTRPSSEMEDLLCFKNTQYLDADQVMKWFQIAVTKAWNRISHKYEFDLSFSLLDSPGALKIKFRSGKSIAFNLTPVVQYENSDVYFISHFPRSSLAADLPSSTHWFLTFAVYERRFIQLVSKTLPANACHVSCLQILSFVHGKQCSLTGPSGLTNYHLKTVMLHLLQARPSQDWAPEKLEARLQDMLKFLEKCLHEKKLYHFFIGNGKVPAELGFPIIFQRAEPLNLFRPFVLQRDVYRKTVDTFHEMLRNMTALINEYTVHIPLVQTNGIHKESF